The Plasmodium knowlesi strain H genome assembly, chromosome: 14 genome has a segment encoding these proteins:
- a CDS encoding vacuolar-type H+-translocating inorganic pyrophosphatase, putative produces the protein MLPFHGNGKRKRFPNVMSFFGGVYSKGSFQSRKVGDVPKTQKGENLPYMRNAQGWSLPMGEVQYEQCGDYEDDVTSFGCLKWYINRSRKQRILINAGVLLAFATATYGTYQTVDNVKTVCLVGLSLYSAFFLLFALHMLSSVLKDEYDSYSSVPGSDGWMGNGRKDGVTTYQIRVTPEQIGLPHRNSQTMEPNNGDKRGEGRTEVVHETGDQTLGAPNDGYEVLSLEDIAKPIKEGSEGFFAVQYNSIFKISVAFTILLMFLYMLRGDNTKFPREKNTMMEGITEEYIEISPFAYSIITSISFLLGATCSSIAAYNGIYVAVRANVRVAKASTYSYRKALMTCFRSGAISAIVNVALAIFGICSLLVLINILYPSLSFTKYPLLIVGYGFGASLVAMLYQLAGGIYTKAADIGADLVGKVEKHIPEDDARNPAVIADLVGDNVGDCAGQCADLFESISAEIIASMILGGTLCENGIISEKRANYFVLFPLFVHSMDLLVSTIGVYLVRTRSDYASNPVGRKARVNSKQHVGEDKYIHLSSASYNAAMENGANVNIHSANGDTALSSISRDHYNDNELEMIGEHLENPLKVMLRAYIVTCLLAMGFFFFFCKMLFVMGENRPNDYSWVYLSLCGLVGMVCSYLFVILTRYYTDYSYPKVRKIAHASLSGPATNIITGLYVGMESTFLPTIVISVSLLASYYLGLASNLTGDGRAINGLYGTSVATMGMLSTAVFILSMSNFGPIADNAGGIVEMSNQPESVRFITDKLDAVGNVTKANTKGYSVGSAALACFLLFSAFLSEVSLHAKTPFTTVDIALPEVFIGGILGSVVVFLFASWSLDAVGNTAEEVLKEVRRQFNEHPGILTYDEKPDYHTCVSIISRKALIETIKPGLLALCAPIIIGLLFKQIGKFRNNDLLGAQVIASFIMFSTSTGILMALFLNNAGGAWDNAKKYIESGFYGGKNSPAHVSSVIGDTVGDPCKDTAGPSIHVLIKLISTITMVMTPLIASSSEL, from the exons ATGCTCCCCTTTCATGGAAACGGGAAGAGGAAGCGCTTCCCCAATGTAATGAGTTTCTTTGGTGGAGTCTATTCCAAGGGGTCCTTCCAAAGTAGAAAGGTTGGGGATGTCCCTAAAAcacagaagggggaaaacctCCCCTATATGCGCAATGCACAAGGATGGAGCCTTCCAATGGGTGAAGTTCAATACGAACAATGTGGAGACTACGAAGATGATGTAACGTCGTTTGGGTGTCTGAAGTGGTATATAAACCGATCACGTAAACAAAGGATCTTGATTAACGCAGGAGTGTTGCTTGCATTCGCAACAGCAACGTATGGGACATATCAAACTGTTGACAATGTGAAGACCGTGTGCTTAGTGGGGCTATCCCTCTACAGTGCGTTCTTCCTGTTATTTGCCCTGCACATGTTGAGCTCCGTGTTGAAGGACGAATACGACTCGTACAGTAGCGTACCAGGGAGCGACGGTTGGATGGGTAATGGTCGGAAGGACGGCGTGACAACCTACCAAATTCGCGTTACACCCGAACAGATCGGCCTTCCACATAGGAATAGCCAAACAATGGAACCGAATAATGGTGACAAACGAGGAGAGGGTCGGACGGAGGTGGTGCACGAAACGGGGGACCAGACCTTGGGAGCGCCGAATGATGGATACGAAGTACTTTCCCTGGAGGACATAGCAAAACCGATAAAGGAAGGATCGGAAGGATTCTTCGCAGTGCAATACAATTcgatttttaaaatatctgTGGCTTTTACGATACTTCTAATGTTCCTTTATATGCTGAGAGGAGATAACACAAAGTTTCCCCGAGAGAAGAACACCATGATGGAGGGTATTACTGAGGAGTACATAGAAATATCACCTTTTGCATACAGCATAATAACctctatttcatttttactgGGAGCTACATGCAGTTCCATAGCAGCGTACAACGGCATTTATGTAGCCGTCCGGGCGAATGTTCGTGTGGCTAAAGCTTCCACCTATTCGTATAGGAAAGCCCTGATGACTTGTTTCAGGAGCGGGGCAATAAGTGCGATTGTGAACGTGGCGCTAGCTATTTTTGGCATTTGCTCCTTACTAGTGctaataaatattttatatccCTCCCTGTCCTTTACAAAATATCCCCTACTGATTGTTGGATACGGATTTGGAGCTTCTCTAGTGGCCATGCTATATCAGCTAGCTGGTGGTATTTACACGAAAGCAGCCGATATAGGTGCCGACTTAGTCGGGAAGGTAGAGAAACATATTCCGGAGGATGATGCCAGGAACCCAGCAGTGATAGCAGACTTGGTTGGAGACAACGTAGGTGACTGTGCAGGTCAGTGTGCAGATTTATTTGAATCCATATCGGCGGAAATTATTGCATCTATGATTTTGGGGGGAACCTTATGTGAAAATGGAATCATTTCTGAAAAGAGGGCTAACTACTTTGTTCTCTTTCCCCTGTTTGTCCACTCGATGGATTTGTTAGTGTCCACCATTGGGGTGTATCTTGTTCGGACGAGGAGCGACTATGCAAGCAACCCAGTGGGAAGGAAGGCACGTGTGAATAGCAAGCAACACGTGGGAGAGGATAAGTATATCCATCTGAGTAGCGCATCCTACAATGCAGCAATGGAGAATGGTGCAAATGTAAACATACACAGCGCAAATGGGGACACAGCCCTGTCTTCCATAAGCCGAGACCATTACAATGATAACGAACTGGAGATGATTGGAGAACATTTGGAGAACCCACTGAAGGTGATGTTAAGAGCCTATATTGTTACTTGTCTCCTTGCCatgggttttttttttttcttctgtaaaATGTTGTTTGTCATGGGGGAAAATCGTCCAAATGATTATTCATGGGTTTATCTGTCCTTATGTGGACTGGTTGGTATGGTTTGTTCATATCTGTTTGTTATTCTGACCAGATATTACACAGACTACTCCTACCCGAAAGTGAGAAAGATAGCTCATGCGTCTTTAAGCGGTCCCGCTACTAACATAATAACGGGTCTATACGTCGGCATGGAATCTACTTTTCTCCCCACGATCGTAATTTCTGTATCTCTGTTAGCTTCTTATTACCTAGGGTTAGCAAGCAATTTGACTGGAGATGGACGTGCTATAAATGGGCTCTACGGCACATCAGTAGCCACGATGGGCATGCTCTCCACAGCAGTCTTCATTTTAAGCATGTCTAATTTTGGACCCATAGCAGACAATGCAGGTGGAATTGTAGAGATGTCGAATCAACCAGAGAGCGTTCGATTCATTACAGATAAGTTAGATGCAGTTGGGAATGTGACGAAAGCAAATACAAAGGGGTACAGTGTTGGTTCAGCTGCTTTGGCatgttttttacttttttctgcCTTTCTTAGTGAAGTTTCTCTCCATGCCAAGACACCTTTTACTACTGTAGATATTGCCTTGCCGGAGGTATTCATTGGTGGGATTCTGGGATCCGTTGTGGTGTTTCTTTTCGCTAGCTGGTCCTTAGATGCAGTTGGAAATACAGCCGAAGAAGTTCTCAAAGAAGTGCGCAGACAATTTAATGAACACCCGGGGATACTCACCTATGATGAGAAACCAGACTATCACACCTGTGTTTCAATTATTAGTAGGAAGGCACTGATCGAGACGATTAAACCGGGGCTACTTGCTCTATGTGCACCCATCATAATTGGCTTGCTTTTTAAGCAAATTGGGAAGTTCAGAAATAATGACTTGCTGGGGGCACAGGTCATTGCTTCGTTTATTATGTTCTCCACATCCACGGGGATTTTGATGGCGCTCTTTCTCAACAACGCGGGGGGGGCGTGGGATAATGCAAAGAAGTACATCGAGTCTGGTTTTTACGGAGGGAAGAATAGCCCCGCGCATGTCTCTAGTGTGATTGGCGACACCGTGGGGGACCCCTGCAAGGACACTGCGGGCCCCTCCATCCATGTGCTCATCAAGTTGATTTCGACCATCACCATG GTGATGACCCCCCTGATCGCATCTTCTTCGGAGTTGTAA
- a CDS encoding tetQ family GTPase, putative: MLWRVLSLKATKRAARMKRFFSHELMNLGILAHIDAGKTTISEDILYNANEIKVKGSINDQNTQLDFLRQERERGITIKTAYSCFKWNNVKVNLIDTPGHVDFSNETFLSLCVSDKCVIVVDAKEGIQIQTFHLFHYIKENLPIFFFLNKMDIHETDLDYNIENLKKKLSPKSVLVTYPLYENKVLKFILDLPSMSLYWYPQWKYGKKFTYNRIHLSSVLQHMNCNIVRNHLAAIGIDKVDSTAPEVITTERLLRVLSRDTIHHVLQKREELVEALCDLEPDLEHKYINNICIQYSELRKCLSKWINRKKIFPVLSGSALNSLGVHLLLDYVTSSGVAVADDHHSQVKTHPSAVVNTSHYGTSTTVVPPSSIKTTYPYMQRYKTVLFIFKLVSEKNGHNTFCKVLKGELVKNAKVLNLRSGGTEVVKGLYKVKADRYVMINMLKTNDIGMVRGLEHVLVCDFMCELEELPCNIDCSNMGGGDRLVSTTILRSNDCVSDQKRKKKNDTIKQNIQHNQNNSLQDIYKYMKYEIDRKELWFFLKNYKKRISKNVIVCTCAIEPKDCKKESELKQVLRNICLEDNSIVVYTDPNRKIVIGSIGILNIEVTLDKIRNDYNIDIRTEEVEVVEKEYLTGKYEETITKEMKVNSNLSNITIGLTIREKEFVDVSRFIQNALRYDSVSKLVGSTKGQPGEDPTIPCISIGEKNSEKQRITMIQPSSSLPTELNRRDSVFCALSQRGNMAPNEPSCRIEVELNNSDEEVSGSVGWGKFTTEISINGNCEGGRISGSRDWANSSKDDSITRAKHPDEDVEENTEKDDDDDVDEDVDEYLLNFNYEDLFKSSVRVHKDVHLYIADLQSRKKKKKNFYEEILQSCIVTLKNCLSSGFQTSGSIISTEVEITKLDISDDTTVAVAKYACNDLYYRMIRQANVCVAKPISLLQIQTEESFVGNIVKDLIQQRSGTIIQIAKNNESRLFKSMKIIAIVPVKHTHNYASILRSISSGHANCLMTFCGYSREG; encoded by the coding sequence ATGTTGTGGAGGGTACTAAGCCTGAAGGCTACCAAGCGCGCGGCGCGCATGAAGCGCTTTTTCTCGCACGAGCTGATGAATCTGGGTATCCTTGCGCACATCGACGCGGGGAAGACGACCATATCAGAGGACATCCTGTACAACGCCAATGAAATAAAGGTGAAGGGAAGTATCAACGACCAAAACACTCAACTGGATTTTTTAAGGCAAGAGAGAGAAAGGGGAATAACCATCAAGACTGCCTACTCATGCTTCAAATGGAATAACGTGAAGGTAAACTTAATAGATACCCCAGGACATGTGGATTTCAGCAACGAAACCTTCCTCTCATTATGCGTCTCAGATAAGTGTGTCATCGTGGTGGATGCCAAGGAGGGAATTCAAATTCAAACTTTCCACCTCTTCCActacataaaggaaaatctgcccatttttttttttttaaataaaatggacatACACGAAACGGATCTTGATTACAACATTGAAAAtctaaaaaagaaattgagTCCTAAGAGTGTGCTTGTGACCTACCCTTTGTATGAAAATAAGGTGTTGAAGTTCATTTTGGACCTGCCTTCCATGTCGCTTTATTGGTATCCTCAATGGAAATATGGGAAAAAGTTCACTTACAACAGAATTCACCTCTCTTCTGTTTTGCAACACATGAACTGCAACATTGTGAGGAATCATTTAGCCGCCATAGGTATAGACAAGGTGGATTCTACTGCTCCTGAGGTGATCACCACGGAACGCCTCCTAAGAGTGCTATCTAGAGATACCATCCACCAcgttttacaaaaaagggaggagctCGTCGAGGCGCTCTGTGATTTGGAGCCTGACCTGGAGCACAAGTACATAAACAATATCTGCATACAATACAGCGAACTAAGGAAGTGCCTATCCAAGTGGATAAATCGGAAGAAGATATTTCCGGTGCTTTCAGGGAGTGCCCTGAATTCGCTTGGTGTACACCTCCTTCTGGATTACGTCACGAGCAGTGGTGTCGCAGTCGCCGATGACCACCACTCCCAAGTGAAGACTCACCCCTCTGCTGTAGTTAACACTTCGCATTATGGCACAAGCACTACCGTTGTACCCCCCAGCAGTATTAAAACGACATACCCATACATGCAGCGCTACAAAACTGTCCTATTCATCTTCAAACTTGTgagcgaaaaaaatggacacaacACATTTTGCAAAGTACTAAAAGGAGAGCTAGTTAAAAATGCCAAGGTTCTAAACCTACGAAGTGGAGGAACTGAAGTGGTGAAGGGTCTTTACAAAGTCAAGGCCGATAGATATGTCATGATAAATATGTTAAAGACGAACGACATAGGAATGGTTCGTGGACTCGAACATGTCCTCGTCTGCGACTTTATGTGTGAACTGGAGGAACTACCTTGTAATATTGATTGTTCGAACATGGGGGGAGGAGACCGCCTGGTGAGCACCACCATATTGCGCAGTAATGATTGCGTATCTGatcaaaaaagaaagaaaaaaaacgacaccataaaacaaaatatccAGCATAACCAAAACAACTCTCTCCAGGACATttacaaatatatgaaatACGAAATAGATAGAAAAGAATTGTGGTTCTTTctcaaaaattataaaaagcgGATAAGTAAAAATGTCATTGTATGCACTTGCGCTATAGAGCCAAAGgattgtaaaaaagaaagtgaacTTAAGCAAGTCCTTCGAAATATATGCCTGGAAGATAATAGCATAGTTGTCTACACAGACCCAAATAGAAAAATCGTCATTGGATCCATAGGTATTTTAAACATCGAAGTGACGTtagacaaaataagaaatgaCTATAACATTGATATAAGGACTGAGGAGGTGGAGGTTGTGGAGAAGGAATATCTTACGGGAAAGTACGAGGAAACCATTACCAAAGAGATGAAGGTGAACTCCAACCTCTCCAACATAACAATTGGATTAACCATTCGTGAGAAGGAATTCGTGGATGTTTCGAGGTTCATCCAAAATGCGCTGAGGTATGATAGCGTTTCCAAGTTAGTGGGGTCCACCAAGGGACAACCAGGGGAGGACCCAACCATACCGTGTATATccattggagaaaaaaacagtgaAAAACAAAGAATCACTATGATACAGCCAAGTAGTTCCTTGCCGACCGAATTGAACAGACGGGATTCTGTTTTTTGTGCCCTATCTCAAAGGGGGAATATGGCCCCAAATGAACCCAGCTGCAGAATTGAGGTGGAGCTTAACAACTCAGACGAGGAGGTAAGTGGTTCTGTGGGGTGGGGAAAGTTCACAACAGAAATTAGTATTAACGGGAACTGTGAGGGGGGTCGAATCAGTGGTTCACGTGATTGGGCAAACAGCTCGAAAGATGATTCCATTACACGCGCGAAGCATCCGGACGAAGATGTGGAGGAAAATACGGAGAAAGACGATGACGACGACGTGGATGAAGATGTGGACGAGTACCTCCTGAACTTCAACTACGAGGACCTGTTCAAAAGCAGCGTGCGCGTCCATAAAGACGTGCACCTGTACATCGCCGATTTGcagagcagaaaaaaaaaaaaaaaaaatttttatgaagaaattttacAGAGCTGTATTGTCACCCTGAAGAATTGTCTATCCAGTGGTTTCCAAACAAGTGGAAGCATTATCAGCACGGAGGTAGAAATTACAAAGTTGGACATATCAGATGACACCACTGTAGCCGTGGCCAAGTATGCGTGTAATGATTTGTACTATCGAATGATTAGGCAAGCCAACGTGTGTGTAGCGAAGCCTATATCTCTACTGCAAATTCAGACGGAGGAATCCTTCGTTGGCAACATAGTGAAGGACTTAATTCAGCAAAGAAGTGGAACCATTATTCAGATCGCGAAGAATAATGAATCTCGCCTTTTTAAGAGCATGAAGATCATCGCTATCGTTCCGGTTAAGCACACGCATAACTACGCCTCCATTTTGAGGTCCATTTCAAGTGGCCACGCCAACTGTTTGATGACTTTTTGCGGTTATAGTAGGGAGGGGTAA